A portion of the Ferrovum sp. JA12 genome contains these proteins:
- the recX gene encoding recombination regulator RecX translates to MAEVSLRHKALQYLARREHSRRELLRKLLPLAVSDDEVYTLLDELEQEGLQSDRRTAETIVRARQGKHGALRIRQDLQQHGIPDTIIQSLLIEVKEDELSQVKEVWAKRFDQLPVNAQERAKQGRYLQNRGFSMAVIQALFRGED, encoded by the coding sequence GTGGCTGAGGTCTCCTTAAGACATAAAGCGCTTCAATATCTAGCACGCCGAGAGCATTCTCGGCGTGAGTTGTTGAGGAAACTGTTGCCTTTAGCCGTATCTGATGATGAGGTTTATACTCTATTAGATGAACTTGAACAGGAGGGATTACAGTCTGATAGAAGAACTGCTGAGACTATTGTTCGTGCAAGACAAGGAAAGCATGGCGCCTTACGCATCAGGCAAGATTTACAACAGCACGGCATTCCCGACACGATTATTCAATCGCTCCTTATTGAAGTAAAGGAGGATGAGCTCTCACAGGTGAAAGAAGTCTGGGCAAAACGCTTTGATCAGTTACCGGTTAATGCCCAGGAGAGGGCTAAGCAAGGGAGATATTTGCAAAACAGAGGCTTTAGTATGGCAGTGATCCAAGCTCTTTTTAGAGGAGAGGATTAG